One Mycobacterium sp. SMC-4 DNA window includes the following coding sequences:
- a CDS encoding TetR/AcrR family transcriptional regulator — MTPGAARGRPRHAATDRAILRVALELFIERGVEGTSMEQIARQAGVGKPTVYRRWANKEEVIAAAMEVLVADDVAHASAEQIDTESPYELVETAIESAAAATSTPQYRALVARVFGSAVSHPELMATYWENYIVPRRILAGRLLERARELGTVAADTDTEVAIDMMVGAVMYRALQPHPPDTAEMRRYLRAVYRQIGLLPR, encoded by the coding sequence GTGACCCCCGGCGCCGCTCGCGGTCGACCGCGACACGCCGCGACCGACCGGGCGATCCTTCGCGTCGCGCTGGAGCTGTTCATCGAACGGGGCGTCGAGGGCACGAGCATGGAGCAGATTGCCCGGCAGGCCGGGGTCGGAAAGCCCACCGTGTACCGCCGCTGGGCCAACAAGGAAGAAGTCATCGCCGCAGCCATGGAGGTGCTGGTCGCCGACGACGTCGCACACGCCTCCGCTGAACAGATCGACACTGAATCGCCGTATGAGCTCGTCGAAACCGCCATCGAGAGTGCGGCGGCCGCGACCAGCACTCCGCAGTACCGGGCGCTGGTCGCCAGGGTGTTCGGGTCCGCGGTCAGCCATCCCGAACTGATGGCCACCTACTGGGAGAACTACATCGTGCCCCGCCGCATACTGGCCGGCCGACTCCTCGAACGCGCCCGCGAGCTCGGCACCGTCGCCGCCGACACCGATACCGAGGTCGCCATCGACATGATGGTGGGCGCCGTCATGTATCGGGCGCTGCAACCACATCCGCCCGACACCGCCGAGATGCGTCGGTATCTCCGTGCCGTGTACCGGCAGATCGGCTTGCTGCCGCGCTGA
- a CDS encoding aldehyde dehydrogenase family protein produces the protein MSATPDVELPDPFTGTGTIRNPATGGVVGEVHWTDPGDVPRLAAGLRAAQRDWEARGPKGRAKVLARYAVWLGEHRSEIEDLLIAETGKSAVDAAQEVPLILMITSYYIRTMDKALAPESRPAALPFLSIKKISVHYRPRPVVGIIAPWNYPVANALMDAIGALAAGCSVLLKPSERTPLTAELLLRGWLDSGAPEVLALSQGARAVSEAVIDNADFVQFTGSSATGAKVMERAARRLTPVSLELGGKDPMIVLEDADIDLAAHAAVWGAMFNAGQTCVSVERAYVLEPVYDQFVDAVVRDVKNLKVGSGAGHDVGSLIDQSQVDVAERHIADAVAKGARVLTGGKRGTGPGSFYEPTVLVDVDHSMSCMTEETFGPTLPIMKVSSVDEAVRLANDSPYGLSAAVFSKDIDRANSVALQLDCGGVNVNDVISNLMCTTAPMGGWKTSGIGARFGGPEGLRKYCRIETVVSPRTNVGAGGNYYHNSHRALKRMNTMMTKLALIRPRRIAK, from the coding sequence ATGAGCGCCACGCCCGATGTCGAGCTGCCCGACCCGTTCACCGGCACCGGGACGATCAGGAACCCGGCGACCGGGGGCGTTGTCGGTGAGGTGCACTGGACCGATCCGGGCGACGTGCCGCGACTGGCCGCCGGGCTGCGGGCGGCTCAGCGTGACTGGGAAGCGCGCGGTCCGAAGGGCCGGGCGAAGGTATTGGCGCGGTACGCCGTCTGGCTCGGTGAGCATCGAAGCGAGATCGAGGACCTGCTGATCGCCGAAACCGGCAAGTCCGCGGTCGACGCCGCCCAGGAAGTACCGCTGATCCTGATGATCACCTCGTACTACATCCGGACCATGGACAAGGCGCTGGCGCCGGAGTCACGGCCGGCTGCGCTGCCGTTCCTGTCGATCAAGAAGATCTCGGTGCACTACCGGCCGCGGCCGGTGGTCGGCATCATCGCGCCGTGGAACTATCCGGTCGCCAATGCGCTGATGGATGCGATCGGGGCGTTGGCCGCCGGCTGCTCGGTGCTGCTCAAGCCCTCTGAGCGCACTCCGCTGACCGCCGAGTTGCTGCTGCGAGGGTGGCTCGATTCCGGCGCACCCGAGGTGCTGGCTCTATCCCAGGGCGCGCGGGCGGTTTCCGAGGCGGTCATCGACAACGCCGACTTCGTTCAGTTCACCGGTTCCAGCGCGACCGGCGCGAAGGTGATGGAGCGTGCGGCGCGTCGGCTGACCCCGGTGAGCCTGGAGCTCGGCGGCAAGGACCCGATGATCGTGCTGGAGGACGCCGACATCGACCTTGCGGCGCACGCCGCGGTCTGGGGTGCGATGTTCAACGCCGGCCAGACCTGCGTGTCGGTCGAGCGGGCCTACGTCCTCGAGCCCGTCTACGACCAGTTCGTCGACGCCGTGGTGCGCGACGTGAAGAACCTCAAGGTGGGCAGCGGAGCGGGTCACGATGTGGGCTCCCTGATCGACCAGAGCCAGGTCGACGTCGCCGAACGGCACATTGCCGATGCGGTGGCCAAGGGCGCGCGCGTGCTGACCGGCGGCAAGCGCGGCACCGGGCCCGGAAGCTTCTACGAGCCCACGGTGCTCGTCGACGTCGACCACTCGATGTCCTGCATGACCGAGGAGACATTCGGTCCGACGCTGCCGATCATGAAGGTCTCCTCGGTCGATGAGGCGGTTCGGCTGGCCAACGACAGCCCGTACGGATTGTCGGCCGCGGTGTTCTCCAAGGACATTGATCGCGCCAATAGCGTTGCACTGCAACTTGATTGCGGTGGAGTCAACGTCAACGACGTGATTTCGAACCTGATGTGCACCACCGCCCCGATGGGTGGCTGGAAGACCTCGGGTATCGGTGCGCGGTTCGGAGGTCCGGAGGGTCTGCGCAAGTACTGCCGGATTGAGACCGTGGTCAGCCCCCGCACCAACGTCGGCGCCGGCGGCAACTACTACCACAACTCCCACCGGGCGCTGAAGCGGATGAACACGATGATGACCAAACTCGCGCTGATCCGGCCCCGCCGGATCGCCAAATAG